A single region of the Gracilibacillus caseinilyticus genome encodes:
- a CDS encoding ABC transporter permease, translating to MENVQEQTVDQPKKKSKWNQILKEKWLYFMVLPGLIYFILFKYVPMWGIVIAFQDYSPFLGVWESEWVGFEHFQYFFSNPDFLRLLRNTFILALYDLVFFFPAPIILSLMLNEIRLSFYKRTLQTLVYVPHFMSWVIIASVSYVFLTTGGGVVNELLSGLIGKEVNFLSSPDWFRPMIIGQIMWKETGWGTVIFLAALASVDQEQYEAAIVDGAGRFRRLWHVTLPALRSTIVILLILRLGNFLDTGFQQIYLMSNSLNRSVADVFDTYVYFVGITEGAFSYSTAVGLFKSIVGIVLIVGADRLAKKVGESGLF from the coding sequence ATGGAAAATGTACAAGAGCAAACAGTAGATCAGCCTAAAAAGAAAAGTAAATGGAATCAAATCCTAAAGGAAAAATGGCTCTATTTCATGGTTCTGCCTGGGTTAATTTACTTTATTTTATTTAAATATGTCCCGATGTGGGGGATTGTCATCGCTTTTCAGGATTATTCACCCTTTCTTGGTGTATGGGAAAGTGAATGGGTCGGATTTGAACACTTTCAATATTTCTTTTCCAATCCAGACTTTTTACGATTACTGAGAAATACGTTTATTTTAGCACTTTATGATTTGGTGTTCTTTTTTCCAGCTCCAATCATTTTATCGTTAATGCTAAATGAAATTAGATTAAGTTTCTATAAGCGTACTTTACAAACTTTAGTATACGTCCCGCATTTTATGTCTTGGGTAATCATTGCCAGTGTCAGCTATGTTTTCTTAACTACTGGTGGTGGTGTCGTTAACGAATTACTTTCTGGTTTAATTGGTAAAGAAGTGAATTTCCTGTCTAGTCCGGATTGGTTTAGACCGATGATCATCGGACAAATCATGTGGAAAGAAACGGGCTGGGGTACCGTTATTTTCTTAGCAGCATTAGCTAGTGTCGATCAAGAACAATATGAAGCTGCAATCGTTGATGGTGCTGGTCGATTCCGTAGACTATGGCACGTAACTTTACCGGCTTTACGCAGTACTATTGTAATCTTGTTAATCTTGCGACTTGGTAACTTCTTAGATACAGGTTTTCAACAAATCTACTTAATGTCAAACTCGTTAAACCGTAGCGTTGCCGATGTATTTGATACGTATGTTTATTTTGTCGGTATAACGGAAGGGGCATTCAGTTATAGTACGGCAGTAGGTTTGTTTAAATCGATTGTCGGTATCGTATTAATAGTCGGTGCAGA